A genomic segment from Lutzomyia longipalpis isolate SR_M1_2022 chromosome 3, ASM2433408v1 encodes:
- the LOC129791891 gene encoding putative tRNA pseudouridine synthase Pus10 — MDQKEESLNCKIFNFLRKDGCCLICCLRYLKGHGKELLDVKSSLEKRGIVVPEDGQNVVHPCPCCLNLFSEHCLYGTLCRIRKKDDFCKFFCEKFVLSFCLPVGLDIRQLIIWMKLIGEFGDVISKDERMDTTPKDALRSILIPQICECLKAEYDREGVMITLTYRCKIDEDESAALAKIKPECFQQKKENKKIKTELNRTAVEKYLVPSRLRQDEWEGILKIPQACEDSFVAVEITYTGPTVFVAGRYQKFSRELSQTPWILQGERMVMNSVQEIIEGSLVGYFTDRPMKESKICFSASGREDVDVRCLGRGRPFVLEITNSYISDISPVAGRAIEENIAKSGHVAVTHLQVVDRAEVVRIKEGEESKKKMYRALCLLESPATVEIMKKLNISEEFTVQQFTPIRVLHRRALMTRPRIIYSVKARLSKDHNCLLVIDIQTQAGTYVKELVHGEFGRTQPSLATIIGQKIDILSLDVTDIDLDWPKPVNYMH, encoded by the exons ATGGACCAAAAGGAAGAATCTCTGAATtgtaaaatcttcaatttcctGCGTAAGGATGGGTGTTGTCTTATTTGCTGCCTCAGGTACCTCAAAGGACACGGCAAGGAACTTCTTGATGTTAAATCTTCACTTGAAAAG aGAGGTATTGTGGTTCCAGAAGATGGACAAAATGTTGTTCATCCATGTCCATGCTGCCTGAATCTCTTCAGTGAGCACTGTTTGTACGGAACTCTCTGCAGGATTCGCAAAAAGGATGATTTCTGCAAATTCTTCTGTGAGAAGTTTGTTCTTTCGTTCTGCCTTCCAGTTGGACTGGATATTCGGCAACTTATCATCTGGATGAAGCTTATAGGAGAGTTTGGGGATGTCATTAGTAAAG ATGAACGAATGGACACAACCCCAAAAGATGCTCTTAGGTCCATCCTCATACCGCAGATTTGTGAATGCCTCAAGGCAGAGTATGACCGGGAAGGTGTGATGATTACACTGACCTACAGATGTAAAATTGATGAAGATGAATCTGCAGCTTTGGCCAAAATTAAACCAGAATGCTTTCAGCAAAAGAAGGAAAACAA gaaaatcaagACAGAATTAAATCGAACAGCTGTGGAGAAATACCTTGTGCCATCGCGATTGCGTCAGGATGAATGGGAGGGAATTCTGAAGATTCCACAAGCGTGTGAAGATTCATTTGTGGCAGTTGAAATAACCTACACCGGCCCCACGGTTTTCGTAGCTGGAAGGTATCAGAAATTCTCCCGGGAGCTCAGTCAAACCCCGTGGATTCTTCAGGGTGAACGAATGGTGATGAATAGCGTCCAGGAGATCATCGAAGGCAGCCTCGTGGGATATTTTACCGATAGGCCGATGAAAGAAAGCAAAATTTGCTTCTCCGCTAGTGGCAGGGAAGACGTGGATGTTCGATGCTTGGGCCGGGGTAGGCCCTTTGTGTTGGAAATCACCAATTCCTACATCTCAGATATTAGCCCAGTGGCTGGGCGTGCTATTGAGGAGAACATCGCCAAATCCGGTCATGTGGCAGTCACGCATCTCCAGGTAGTCGATCGAGCAGAAGTGGTGCGTATCAAGGAGGGTGAGGAgagcaagaagaaaatgtacaGAGCACTGTGCCTGCTGGAATCTCCCGCCACGGTGGAAATCATGAAGAAGTTGAACATCTCAGAGGAGTTCACAGTGCAGCAATTCACACCAATTCGCGTTTTGCACCGGAGGGCTCTCATGACGCGACCAAGAATCATCTACAGCGTAAAAGCGAGACTCTCCAAAG ACCACAATTGTCTCCTCGTGATCGACATTCAGACACAGGCGGGCACGTATGTGAAGGAGCTCGTGCATGGAGAGTTTGGACGTACACAGCCGAGCCTGGCTACCATTATTGGGCAGAAGATTGACATTCTTTCCCTCGATGTGACGGACATTGATCTCGATTGGCCCAAACCTGTGAACTATATGCACTGA
- the LOC129791905 gene encoding NADPH:adrenodoxin oxidoreductase, mitochondrial, with translation MVMSAGSGAVKRICVVGGGTAGFYVTQYLVKHLENCRVDVLEKLPVPFGLVRFGVAPDHPEVKNIINTFTKTASHPSVKFLGNVALGRDYTLKDLRENYNAVVLAYGAESDRNLNIPVDGEFRKILSARQFVAWYNGYPGAENVVTASHLQGRTAAIIGQGNVAVDVARILLSPIDQLRKTDITDYALEVLAASKVENVAMIGRRGPLQAAFTIKELREMLKLPGCQTTWRPESFVGIKESISTLPRPRKRLTELMLDSLSKQSPAMAPTSGRVFSPIFFRSPKCVRRSGNEFILDLIVNELQGDKAMATDATESLPIDLLLTSIGYSSLKEDSQLNFDSKKGIISNRDGRVLTNSQEIDPGLYVSGWLATGPTGVILTTMNNAFAVGQMICDDFKEKKIKEEDKPGINLSHKDVVSWSGWEKIDQEEVRRGSKVGKPREKIVSVDEMLKVGL, from the coding sequence atggTGATGTCAGCAGGAAGTGGAGCTGTAAAGAGGATCTGCGTAGTTGGAGGAGGTACAGCTGGCTTCTACGTCACCCAATACCTCGTAAAACATCTCGAAAATTGCCGTGTAGATGTTCTGGAGAAGCTGCCGGTTCCATTTGGTTTGGTACGCTTTGGAGTCGCCCCAGATCATCCGGAAGTGAAGAATATCATCAATACTTTCACCAAGACTGCCTCCCATCCATCGGTAAAGTTCCTGGGTAATGTAGCCCTCGGAAGGGACTACACCTTGAAGGATTTGCGTGAAAACTACAATGCTGTCGTTCTTGCGTATGGAGCTGAATCAGACAGGAATTTGAACATTCCAGTGGATGGGGAGTTTAGGAAGATCCTGTCGGCACGACAATTTGTGGCCTGGTACAATGGCTACCCTGGAGCTGAGAATGTTGTCACTGCCAGCCATTTACAGGGAAGAACTGCTGCAATAATTGGACAGGGAAATGTTGCGGTAGATGTAGCCAGGATTCTTCTATCTCCTATTGATCAGCTCAGGAAAACAGACATCACGGACTACGCTCTGGAGGTTCTGGCTGCGAGTAAAGTGGAGAATGTTGCAATGATTGGACGTCGAGGTCCTCTTCAGGCTGCCTTTACAATCAAAGAACTCCGAGAGATGTTGAAGCTTCCCGGTTGCCAGACAACGTGGCGTCCGGAATCTTTTGTGGGCATCAAGGAGAGTATCTCAACGCTCCCGAGGCCTCGGAAGAGATTAACAGAGCTCATGCTGGACAGTCTTTCGAAGCAATCACCGGCTATGGCTCCCACATCCGGACGAGTTTTCTCTCCAATCTTCTTCCGCTCTCCAAAGTGTGTTCGTCGCAGTGGGAATGAATTTATCCTTGATTTAATTGTGAATGAACTTCAAGGAGACAAAGCCATGGCCACAGATGCCACAGAGAGTCTACCAATTGATTTGCTTCTTACCAGCATTGGCTACTCGTCCCTAAAGGAAGATTCTCAGTTGAATTTTGATTCAAAGAAAGGCATAATTTCCAATAGGGATGGCCGAGTGCTGACGAATTCCCAGGAAATTGATCCCGGACTGTATGTCAGTGGATGGCTGGCAACTGGACCCACAGGAGTCATCCTTACAACCATGAACAATGCCTTTGCTGTGGGTCAAATGATCTGTGATGActtcaaagagaagaaaatcaaagaagaagACAAACCAGGGATAAATCTCTCGCACAAGGACGTTGTCTCGTGGAGTGGGTGGGAGAAGATTGACCAGGAAGAAGTCCGAAGGGGCTCCAAAGTGGGGAAACCGCGAGAAAAGATTGTCAGTGTGGATGAGATGCTAAAAGTAGGGCTTTAG
- the LOC129791940 gene encoding uncharacterized protein LOC129791940 isoform X1, producing the protein MKMNEACTSPPPASTESAPRTVIWKMKPKRKANTRGNEFHSILRLGEQRSFYDKLIPLVRESAIIYDRKHPYYGKYKAHRKQWEMIAKKVGKTVFECKKAYKYLRDQFSRCFKDPRSTRKSWIFYDALRFLEGRLVRYNKGNPSRKPSKPVAADDTTTDDTSMDDVTSNDETTNEESSSEHSEEEKSNEDDLEAVEATSAVKEEIFEISDESNNFFTISEVHGNVSLPPLANEQLEISAGAPPVLLPNHPTEDIVSSPSLIHHSNHNQVVQEASSSTGTNPDMQHITKLWNQWKPFLEMLVSQLAKVPENRVFEFQVEILKLINDKLNDYNN; encoded by the exons ATGAAAATGAACGAGGCATGCACTTCTCCTCCACCAGCCAGTACGGAGAGCGCCCCTC GTACGGTTATTTGGAAAATGAAACCTAAAAGGAAAGCTAATACTAGAGGAAATGAATTCCACTCGATTTTGAGACTGGGGGAACAGCGTTCTTTCTACGATAAACTAATACCACTTGTAAGGGAAAGTGCCATTATCTATGATCGTAAGCATCCCTATTATGGAAAGTATAAAGCTCACAGGAAACAATGGGAAATGATCGCAAAGAAAGTTGGAAAAACAG TTTTTGAGTGTAAGAAGGCTTACAAATATTTGAGGGATCAATTTAGCAGATGTTTTAAGGATCCGCGGTCTACACGAAAATCTTGGATTTTCTATGATGCTTTGCGTTTCCTCGAAGGAAGGCTTGTTCGCTATAATAAGGGAAATCCCTCTCGAAAGCCCTCTAAACCAGTAGCAGCGGATGATACAACAACAGATGATACGTCAATGGATGATGTTACATCAAATGATGAGACAACAAATGAGGAAAGTTCTTCAGAGCATTCAGAAGAGGAGAAATCGAATGAAGATGATTTAGAAGCAGTAGAAGCCACAAGTGCCGTAAAGGAAGAGATTTTCGAAATATCTGACgagtcaaataattttttcaccatttcGGAAGTTCATGGAAATGTCTCATTGCCCCCCTTGGCAAATGAACAGTTGGAGATTTCTGCTGGAGCTCCTCCAGTTTTATTGCCAAATCACCCCACTGAGGACATTGTATCCTCACCGTCTTTGATTCATCATTCAAATCACAATCAGGTGGTACAGGAAGCATCATCATCGACTGGGACTAATCCCGATATGCAGCATATAACCAAATTGTGGAATCAGTGGAAACCTTTCCTGGAGATGCTTGTGAGTCAATTGGCAAAAGTTCCGGAAAACAGAGTGTTTGAATTCCAGGttgaaattctcaaattgATCAATGATAAGCTCAATGACTACAACAACTAA
- the LOC129791940 gene encoding uncharacterized protein LOC129791940 isoform X2, whose protein sequence is MKPKRKANTRGNEFHSILRLGEQRSFYDKLIPLVRESAIIYDRKHPYYGKYKAHRKQWEMIAKKVGKTVFECKKAYKYLRDQFSRCFKDPRSTRKSWIFYDALRFLEGRLVRYNKGNPSRKPSKPVAADDTTTDDTSMDDVTSNDETTNEESSSEHSEEEKSNEDDLEAVEATSAVKEEIFEISDESNNFFTISEVHGNVSLPPLANEQLEISAGAPPVLLPNHPTEDIVSSPSLIHHSNHNQVVQEASSSTGTNPDMQHITKLWNQWKPFLEMLVSQLAKVPENRVFEFQVEILKLINDKLNDYNN, encoded by the exons ATGAAACCTAAAAGGAAAGCTAATACTAGAGGAAATGAATTCCACTCGATTTTGAGACTGGGGGAACAGCGTTCTTTCTACGATAAACTAATACCACTTGTAAGGGAAAGTGCCATTATCTATGATCGTAAGCATCCCTATTATGGAAAGTATAAAGCTCACAGGAAACAATGGGAAATGATCGCAAAGAAAGTTGGAAAAACAG TTTTTGAGTGTAAGAAGGCTTACAAATATTTGAGGGATCAATTTAGCAGATGTTTTAAGGATCCGCGGTCTACACGAAAATCTTGGATTTTCTATGATGCTTTGCGTTTCCTCGAAGGAAGGCTTGTTCGCTATAATAAGGGAAATCCCTCTCGAAAGCCCTCTAAACCAGTAGCAGCGGATGATACAACAACAGATGATACGTCAATGGATGATGTTACATCAAATGATGAGACAACAAATGAGGAAAGTTCTTCAGAGCATTCAGAAGAGGAGAAATCGAATGAAGATGATTTAGAAGCAGTAGAAGCCACAAGTGCCGTAAAGGAAGAGATTTTCGAAATATCTGACgagtcaaataattttttcaccatttcGGAAGTTCATGGAAATGTCTCATTGCCCCCCTTGGCAAATGAACAGTTGGAGATTTCTGCTGGAGCTCCTCCAGTTTTATTGCCAAATCACCCCACTGAGGACATTGTATCCTCACCGTCTTTGATTCATCATTCAAATCACAATCAGGTGGTACAGGAAGCATCATCATCGACTGGGACTAATCCCGATATGCAGCATATAACCAAATTGTGGAATCAGTGGAAACCTTTCCTGGAGATGCTTGTGAGTCAATTGGCAAAAGTTCCGGAAAACAGAGTGTTTGAATTCCAGGttgaaattctcaaattgATCAATGATAAGCTCAATGACTACAACAACTAA